A single Agromyces sp. CF514 DNA region contains:
- a CDS encoding DUF2316 family protein, protein MQLTKGHMMSLNEAEMRRTSTELVGNFELTGLSLDQVAADLGFTPTRVHHAMHLDGPTDPVDTWLLRDYLVQAVRDAGRDPIPFTILTERSKLKARMWFRLRKAPRHDFAAA, encoded by the coding sequence ATGCAACTCACGAAGGGGCACATGATGTCGCTCAATGAAGCGGAGATGCGCCGGACCAGCACCGAACTGGTCGGCAACTTCGAACTCACCGGACTCTCGCTCGACCAGGTCGCCGCCGACCTCGGCTTCACACCGACGCGGGTGCACCACGCGATGCACCTCGACGGCCCCACGGATCCGGTCGACACCTGGCTGCTGCGCGACTACCTCGTGCAGGCCGTGCGCGATGCGGGGCGCGATCCGATCCCGTTCACGATCCTCACCGAGCGCTCGAAGCTCAAGGCGCGCATGTGGTTCAGGCTGCGCAAGGCGCCCCGGCACGACTTCGCCGCGGCCTGA